A single Hippopotamus amphibius kiboko isolate mHipAmp2 chromosome 5, mHipAmp2.hap2, whole genome shotgun sequence DNA region contains:
- the MAPK15 gene encoding mitogen-activated protein kinase 15, producing the protein MCAAEVDRHVAQRYLLKRRLGKGAYGIVWKAVDRRTGEVVAIKKIFDAFKDKTDAQRTFREVLLLQEFGDHPNIVRLLDVIQAENDRDIYLVFESMDTDLDAVICKGTLLKDAHKRYIFYQLLRATKFIHSGRVIHRDQKPSNVLLDASCLVKLCDFGLARSLSGLPEGPDGHALTEYVATRWYRAPEVLLSSSWYTAGVDMWSLGCILGEMLRGRPLFPGTSTLHQLELILEAIPPPSEEDLLALGSGYGASVLQRLGSRPRQTLDALLPADTPPEALDLLQRLLVFAPEKRLSAAQALQHPYVQRFHCPAREWTLEADVGLPVHEGAQLSAAEYRSRLYQMVLERRGHGRVRRETGLGGVPPLPASPVRPRGAGNPGSWPRRDPGHGPAHDAPGGAKDLPRQTSAPPHQPPPPGGLGRGDGPRGATAGFPSASSRVKPGERRAVPSLTSQAAARVAVQALIRSERPPGRGVNAAGARRVPPRPPREARPGLRMFSASVSQGARAAARAALGGYSQAYGTVCRSALGGLPLLPGPRA; encoded by the exons ATGTGCGCCGCCGAGGTGGACCGTCATGTAGCCCAGCGATATCTGCTCAAGCGGCGGCTCGGGAAGGGG gcctACGGCATCGTGTGGAAAGCGGTGGATCGGAGGACTGGCGAGGTCGTGGCCATCAAGAAAATCTTTGATGCCTTCAAGGATAAGACAGATGCCCAG AGGACATTCCGGGAAGTCCTGCTGCTCCAG GAATTTGGAGACCATCCCAACATCGTCCGTCTCCTGGATGTGATCCAGGCAGAGAATGACAGGGACATTTACCTGGTGTTTGAGTCTATGG ACACTGACCTGGACGCTGTCATCTGCAAGGGCACGCTGCTGAAGGATGCCCACAAGCGCTACATCTTCTACCAGCTCCTGCGGGCCACCAAGTTCATCCACTCGGGACGAGTTATCCACCGGGACCAGAAG CCATCCAACGTTCTCCTGGATGCCAGCTGCTTGGTgaagctctgtgactttggcctTGCCCGCTCCCTCAGTGGCCTCCCTGAGGGGCCTGATGGCCATGCCCTGACGGAGTATGTGGCCACACGGTGGTACCGAGCTCCGGAGGTGTTGCTGTCCTCGAGCTG gtaCACCGCCGGGGTGGACATGTGGAGTCTGGGCTGCATCCTGGGGGAGATGCTGCGGGGGCGGCCCCTGTTCCCCGGCACATCCACGCTCCACCAGCTGGAGCTGATCCTGGAGGCCATCCCACCACCGTCAGAGGAGG ACCTCCTGGCTCTCGGCTCTGGCTACGGCGCCTCCGTTCTGCAGCGCCTGGGGTCCCG GCCGAGGCAGACACTGGACGCCCTCCTGCCGGCCGACACCCCCCCAGAGGCCCTGGACCTCCTCCAGCGACTCCTGGTGTTTGCCCCGGAAAAGCGGCTCAGCGCAGCCCAGGCCCTGCAGCACCCCTACGTGCAGAG GTTCCACTGCCCGGCCCGGGAGTGGACGCTGGAGGCGGACGTGGGGCTCCCGGTGCACGAAGGCGCCCAGCTCTCGGCCGCCGAGTATCGCAGCCGCCTCTACCAG ATGGTCCTGGAGCGCAGGGGTCACGGCCGCGTCAGGAGGGAGACGGGCCTGGGCGGCGTCCCCCCGCTCCCGGCGTCCCCGGTCAGACCTAGAGGCGCGGGGAACCCCGGAAGCTGGCCTCGGAGGGACCCCGGCCACGGCCCGGCGCACG ACGCCCCCGGCGGAGCCAAGGACCTCCCCAGGCAGACCTCGGCCCCCCCGCACCAGCCTCCGCCCCCAGGAGGTCTGGGGAGAGGGGACGGGCCCCGCGGGGCCACGGCAGGGTTCCCCTCGGCATCCTCGCGG GTGAAGCCCGGCGAGAGGCGGGCGGTGCCCTCCTTGACCTCGCAGGCCGCCGCCCGGGTGGCCGTGCAGGCCTTGATCCGGAGTGAGCGGCCCCCGGGCCGTGGTGTGAACGCGGCCGGCGCGCGACGG GTTCCTCCCCGGCCTCCCCGGGAGGCCCGGCCCGGCCTGAGGATGTTCAGCGCCTCCGTCTCGCAAGGAGCCCGGGCGGCCGCGCGGGCCGCGCTCGGGGGCTACTCCCAAGCCTACGGAACCGTCTGCCGCTCGGCGCTCGGCGGCCTGCCCCTGCTCCCCGGACCCCGGGCCTGA